In the genome of Phragmites australis chromosome 9, lpPhrAust1.1, whole genome shotgun sequence, the window CATCATACGGAACGGAAGTGCCTACACAGATAAACCTGTCTGCATCTCGGCAGCAGGAACAAAACCCTAGGCTCCTGCAGAACAAACAATCCCATCAGTCGAACCAATTTGACTGCACACGGATGCAAAAGCCAAAATAACTTTAATATCTCTCATTAGATTCACACTCATTGGAACTTATCTCCATGGTTTAATTATCGCAGCATGATGAGACAAAACCAACACTAACTAAAAACAGAATAGCTATAGAACTGTTAAATTGCATAGGCTACATCTGACCTCAGTAGCATGTAAAACTTAGTGATTTAATCCCTTGACCAGGGCATGTACTTACCCTCTTATGACCTCAAAAAGCAATTAAGAGTTTAGTGAGTCAACGCCCCATCAAGGCAAATATTGATCTGCTTAGCGTATCAAATCAAACATAATATACATAAACATATCATCTTATTCGGGTTTCAAATATTGACCTTCTTAGCGTATCATGGGCACATGAGAGGCACATGGACTATATAAAGCACGAACATACGATCTTATTCTGGTTTCAAATACGAATCATACATTTAAGAAATAACCAATCGGATAATTTGTTATTAAACAACTTGAAGTGATCAAACTCGCATATTACATGTACCAAGCAAGGGATTCTGCATATGAGTTTGGATCTTTCAAGCtcataaattcaaatttctcaCTGTATACTTCATCTATATAAATTGGTACTTCCTACAGtctaaaatagttttttttcaaCTTCTCATGGGACTAAAACAAAAACTTTTGCTACTATTTTTCATTgtactattatatttttattaaaatgaCCAAAATTATGATATAAAAGAAATTTTATATGACCAATCTAGCCATGCCATTCAGATCATTTGTCCAGTATAAATTCTTAAATATCTATTAGTGGCTACAGTTTCATAAATTGGACTTCATGGTTGATGGCCGTTAGCAGTTACAGATGCAAGTTAGACATAGTAAGTGGCCGAAAGATAGGCTGTCAAAATATTCAAATAGACTGCCTAACACTAGCATGATATCATATAGAAAACTACAAAATGCACATATcatagaaaattacaaaatattcAAGCTCTTTATCTATATTATGATGCTATTCTGGTCTAATATCATAGTGATGATTATTAGACcgacacatgtattgattgatgatcatgttgtATAGATGAggtatcaaatcaataatgtggagatataaaaaatcaataatgtggacagaTGTTAgggaatatgatgttggattgATCCATCTCGAGATACTACTAGATTATTATGTGATGTGCTATCAATTATAGTCTTGGATATTGTACATGCAGATCCCCAAAACATATAGTAGCACACTTAGAAGCTACCAAACGCTACTCTGTAACTGAGTAGTTATAAAGTTAGTTTTTATGTATCCTATAAAACATGTCGTGTGAGCAGTGAAAATAGAATTTGCCATTTCTAGATAACAGGAGAGCTAAGATATCTCTGGCCCCCTTGATGtggttggattagaaagtgcatgaccatgctaatgtgattaaagagttaatcacggATTGAGTAATTCACTATAAGATCAAGTGAATGGACAAGCTGTCGCAAGGATGATATGTATATTGCCTTGAGCATGACCGATGGCGTGATGCAAAGGGATCATCGGTACATGGTAgtttatacatgaacctaatgtgTCACATATTTAATGGGTTGGAATAACTTGTACGGATTTGATTTGTTAGTAGGTTTAACTGGATAGTTATCCATGAGGGATTAGAGTCACAATGAGCCATCAATTTGTAGGCTTATTAGTGGGCTATATATAAGGAGAGACGTGGGGTGTAGGAGACCAAGAGATCCActccaaaccctagctgccCCCTCCACCTAAGCCTCCCACAAACCCTAGCCATGCGGGAGGTGCTAGTACACCAACAGATGATGTTCCGTCCATAGATGTATGGATACTGTAGATGCATTGCTACTATTGCTACGATGCTGATCAGCTTAGGGAAGAGGAGACGAGGTTGCTTCCATGCAAGGAGGAGACCACGCAAAGAGTACATCGGCTTGTTGAGTTTGACTACTTCCTCTATATCGACGTGCACGATGTTGGACCGGTTTGCTCTAACTCTTATTCCATTGTACTGCACATCTAGTAGTAATGATTCATGACCTCCAACTTACATGGTTTCTTAGTTGAGCATGGTAGAAATTTTTGGTTTATGCTATCGTAGCCTACCTATTGCCCAACAATTAGCACTTGTTGGAAAGCCATTTTTAGGCCCAATCCAATAGATGCATAACTAGCCACAAATCCCAAGCACCTACTGCACAGTAACAGAGGTAATCCAATGGACAAAAATCATTCTAGTGTTTTCATCCAACGAACCAAATTGAAGAGGGCTGAGTAGCCATGGCCCCTATATATATTGTACCAAACCCTACTTTTTTCATCAGACTTGATTTGTTTTGTTTCAGTGTTGCTTCCAGCCAATTTGAACAGTGTCTCAAAACTCTTCACCTTCGGGTGAAGTTCTTCCATTGTTGCTTCTGTTCTTCTCATTGATTTGCTTGAGCAGTCTTTTGTGGTCAGGTCTATTGTGTttgacatggttgataaccattaGAGTAGTGGTTTAGTGTTTGCAAGGTTGTTGACCATGCTCTTAGATCATAGTTAGCCTCCTATCGTCAAGGTCACTACTCACAACTACCAACCGATTCCTCCTATGACAGAAGATTAGGATCAAATCCATATGCACACATCTTAAGTCGAGGCGTGTGTGTATGAGTTCTCATAGAAAGCTAtagatgattttgaatcatGCAAGAGCAAAGATGTTTTCAAGATCCTACAATAAAAGTCTTCACCACGGTGTGGTGTAAATAAAGCTAAAACCTACATATAAGCAGATAATTCTAGAGCACAGATATTTGTGATTGCAGTGTTTGGATGATTACCACTTGCACCAAGCAAAAGATCTATCACACTACAAATATGAGCATCTTCCACCAAACATAAACCTAGCCATGGCATGGAGGGCCATATGAGAGGTCTCACATAAACATGGCTCACCACTAAGTCACACATGACCGCCAGTGTCTTGAGTAgtacgttaaggaaaagtgtaactcGACATCTCAAAACAAAATATTCTAAACATGACTCATCACCAAGTCACTCGAGACCATGAGCACTATTatatttgaatagtttttagACTCAACAGAGTTTGTATattttacccacaagacatAAGCTTCCACCGTTGTGGCTCCTGCCGATGCATACAGATTGACTTTATGTAACTAGTTATCATGACAAAGTTGTTACATTGGTCAGCCTTATATTTTGATTCCCCCAATAATACTACCCCTCATTTCTTGTAAACTGAGCACCCCAGAGGCTAGCTCTCATTTACTGTGGTCTCACTAGTCCAGAGGGTACTAATCGTTGTGTTGGTCAAGCTTGGGTCCAAACACGGTGGCATGATAGAATCCTCTCTAGATGTTTATATCACCTGCACTTGCATTTGTTGCTCGATAAAACTAACCTAACCTGGTTAACAAGCTAGGGTTGCCCCACCACTTATACTTGGTAACATTGTTTCCTTATATCAAATGGGCAAGTACCAGTACTTGTATGCCATCAACATGCCTCTGCTTATATATTCTTCTATGATTCGACGATCTCTTCCAAACACACATACCTGAACATACCCCATTGATGTAATTGGCTCCTTCAACTCCAttcaaatcataaaaaataaggAAGCGCTCTCCGCGAACCCCTGTCGTGGTATCAGCTACCCCTACTTGCTTAAAGCTGAAAAATGACAAGTTTTACAAGAACACAAGTTCACACTTTCAACAAGTTTTTCCATACCTAAGTGATAGTGTTACAACTTAAATAATCTTTCGATACATTGCAGGACTAAGAATTTCTACCACAGACAATTTCTACCCAAACAACATTATAATGTCTAACTTTAGGATAGGGTTGCAATGGCAAGGGTAACAAGTTCAAGGAGAGTTGTTATTATTGCAACTAGGTCATCACTATCATTCCTTAATAAGTAGTTCTTTTATagagtacatgcatgcataataGGATTTCATAACCAACACACAAATTAGTTGTGAACATTGGGTAGGTCTAAATCCTTGCTTGGCTTGCACCTTGTGATACTAGTGATCTTTTGGTTCCATTATTCATTGAGTTCACTCAGGTTCACACCAAATATACAATCGATAACATTAGAAAATGCAATAAtcaaaatcaaggaaataaCAAATCCAAGTTTTCTTGTAGAAAGTTAAACATtattattttagattatttgttAGAAAAGAATTGTCTCAATCGGAATTTATATGAGTGATATATGCACAAATGAAGCTTaagtcactactacaaaactagtCTTATATGTCGGCCCATTACTGCTGGTTCCTAATTGGCCGACAGTGATaggacatcactgccgattcataagccattcaaaaaaaaaaatcagtcatcATAACTtgtgaactagcagtgataagggtcatcattgTTAGCTCGTAGtataaactgacagtgatagtatcactgccgatttataatttgagccgacagtgatgacaagtatcactaccggtttctAGTTCGAGCCGACAATGATGATAGGAATGGACTCAGAATTTTGTTTCAATTGAGTATTGACTCATGTACACCCGACTGCTATTTTCTCTCTGCACTCAAGTCTCTTATCCACTACACCTCCTTCCTCATCCACTCATCTCCCTGCACTTAGTCTCTCGATCTGGATCTCTCTACTGTCTCCACCGACGCACTCTCGAATGTGTCCGTGGCAGCCGACGTCGCCTCGAGCACATCGTCAGCCAACACTACGAGCTCCtccaaggcctcaagcacgaggCTAGCCATGAGCGGTCCTTGGGTTCAGGCTCGGCCTCATCCGTGCGCAGCATCCCAGAGATGTTCGATGAGAGGGGGGTGAGCGGGTGTGTCCTGTGTGAGTTTGAGCTCCAGGAGCTCCGCAGCGCCACACGCGACTTCAGCCCGCTGCTTGTGGTCGGCGAGGGAGGCTTCGGGTGCATCTACAGGGGCGTGCTCCGGCTCCCTGGTGGCAGAGAGGAGGATGGAGGCTGCGAGGGAGACGTGGAGGATGCAAATGGAGATGGTGCTCTAGCAACTTGACACGTAGCGGCGGCTCCTGGACACGCTCTTCGGCCGCATCGTCGATGCCTTGGAGTGAAGTGGTGGCGCAAAGGTGTCTCCTTGCAAGGTTTCTTGCTTGTCTTTTTGTGTAATGGCTTTTGAGTTTAGGAGTTTCTTGGCGTCGTTCATATGTACTAGCTGTGGTGGATCTGTGATGTAGTTGAATTGGACAAAGCTTAGTGCTTAGCAATCTTGTATCTACGTTCGAGTTCATCTAGTTTTGATATGTGTGCTTGTGTCGTGCCACCAGGCCGCtcgggggggaggggggtgggGGCAGGGTCGTGGTGCGGTGCGAGCAGGGTTCACCGGAGCTAGCACAAGGGCCGAGTGGGCGCCTCGagttatttctttttttgtttctgaaaAAGGGCAACACTGCTAGTGGAAAACCCAACAGTGATAGTGCTCAGACTATCACTGCCGTTTGCCCACTGCCAGTTCCAAAACTGATAGTAATGGGGGTTTTGGAACCATCAGTGTAGCCATATTCTGTAATAGTGAGGTTTATTTGTTCTATTTTACTTCTAGTTTTTCTCCTACTAAAAAAACCTTAACCACTATAGAACATGCAATAAGTAGCGcctcatcagtgctggttgtgcAAGAATTGAAACTGAAAAgatatcagtgttggttcttaaTCTCCTGTGCATAAATAATCTCATGTGCactaagaaccagcactaaAAACCAACTACCAGTGCCAGTTCGTGgttggaaccagcactgatgtatcagtgctggttccagcCACAAATCGGCACTGGTAGTTGGTTTTCAGTCCTGGTTCCAGAACCATCTAACAGTGAAGGTGACGGATCCGATTGTTTTCATTGATACAACCCTCAAGTCCGGCTCCGCTTGGCCTTATCTCTTCCCACGTTatgccttatctcttccccagcatccaaccttatctcttcccgtGCGCCTCCTTCCCACCCCCAGGCTCCAGCCTGCTCCCCACGCCCCtccccaccggcctcctccctgCCTCCTCCCCACCGTCGGACACCAGCCTCCTCCCCACGGTGCTCCTCCTGGCTGTCAACTTGGTCCTCGCCGCCGTGGCGAGCGTGACCTACTTCTCGTTGCCGCCGGCCCCAGAGCCGCTAACACCGAAGCCACCCAGCAACCACGGCCCGTGCTGCTCGCTGTTGGACAGTCTCGTTGATCTGGAGGCCGTCGTTTGCCTCTACACTACCATCAAGGCCAACATCCTCAGCATCAACCTCAACTGCGCATAGATGTTGCTTGGTTTGTGGTAGCTGCAGATACATCTTGCTGCCTGTTTGAGCTCTTGTTTGAAAATTTCTCTTCATGCTTGGTTTGTTGGCTGCAGATACATCTTGCTACCTATTTGAGCTTCGGCGATTGAGGCACTCCGGCGCAACGGTTGAGTCCCTAGGACGGCACAAATCTagcctttttgttttgatttttggggtttcattttgatttttagCCTGCAATGTCTTGTGCTCGTGTATGTGGTCCTCGATGTGGTGGGTTTGAGATgggcggcagtggcggcggcggagcaacAATGGGAACGGCATCCGAGCCAGACAGCTTGGATGCCACTCCCACCGCCtccaattttctctttttttattcgcTGGAAACGGCAACAGTGTCGGGTGtgcaaccggcactgatgctagCCAAGTATCAGTACTgagtaaagagtgccggttgaaaaaaccggcagtgaagccgtttttcaaccagcactgatatgcCTTTTTGCAGTAGTGCTTTGACAAAGTCGTTAAGTCTTCAGTGCACTATTGTGTAAACCTAGCATTaagaatattttatttgaaattttttacCATTAAAAACTCATTGGAAAGTGTCCCTGACAGCAACGATGTACACCTAGCAAAAATAGGACCTATGATATGTGAACGGAAATATTTCAttaatttcttttctaaatatTTTGCTAAAGGAATTTTTCGTGTTCACAACATAGTTTTCGCGAAACGGGTTAACCATGTTTTGGGCCCACTTATCAATGCCGGAGAACATATGTCTTTAATTAGATTTCTTACTTAGGTGACTCCCGCATGTAAGTGATATAAGGGCTTGGATTAAGAAGGCTAAATCCGTTGCTAGGTCTGCTAATCGCCAACGTGTCCACCGAGTCagcaggagagggagggaggcaaGAATAGGATAGGGTTGCGTGCATGCTCCGTACGGTCGAGCTCTCCATGGAGCTCCTCGACATCGTACCGGCGGCTATCACTGGACGGCGGCTATCGCGATTCATCGAGGCCACATGTGCATCCCTTGTGGAGCAAGGGTGGCTTCGTCAAGCCAAAGATGCTAGGGTACCAGCTGCGGGGGTGACAAGGAAAGTAGGAACGATTCTGAAGCGGTACTCAGGAAAGTAGTAGCCGTGTAAGTCATTCAAGAACAGCAGAGAAGTCCAACGCAAAAGAATTTTGGCCGCAGCACAGATCCAGACGTCCCTCCGGTATAGCGTCGCGTCGGTCACTATCGCAGAGTGGCATTTCTGGTGCCACTCAGTGGGCTCCTCCAGCTAGCAGTTTTTAAGGAAGAGTGGTCCACGACCTgtgccttcttgtcctttgtTGCTCAAGTCTATAACCTTTCCCAGAGAAGGAAAAGTGGTGGTCTTCGTCGAGTTCTTCACCACAAGACTCAGGTTCCCCTGTAGGAAGTTTCTTGGAGGTGTGTTAAAGAGGTACAAGCTCCAAATTCAACAATTAACCTCGAATACCTTCATGAACCTTGTGACCTTCGTGTGGGCATGGAAAGCCAAAGGGTTGATCCCTTCTCCTGGTGTTTTTGCCTTGCCACACTACTCACACTATCAACTGAAGAAGGTGAAGGTGAACGGCATGGAGCATGTGGTTTCCTTCGGTAGTGTCTCCTTCATAACGTATGGGGCTTTGGAGATTCCCGTTTAAGGCCTACCACAACCGATGGAGCACATACTGGACAGAGTGGTTGTTCTACCACAAAGTTTTGATGAGTTGTCCCCTGCAATTAGCTGCCGAAGAGATTATCTACCTCCAGAAGCTAGAAGTTGAGCTAACGATGACCACCCTTCCAAAGGTAGAGATTTTGGTGAAGATCTCTCGTCAGCTAGGGACACACGACCTGGTCGAGGAGTACTGCACCACCAGTATCTGGCCCCTCATCATCGAGTGGGCGTTTGATAATCTTTTCTCTCTTGAGGCCGAAGATGGCCTCTATCGCTCGATTCTCGATTGCGAGGGTGTGGCTAGTGGGTAGATATATACATTGTCCTTTGATACATCATCTCATTTATGCAATCTCATTTTACTTTATTCTTTTGTATTGGCCAGCGCCAAGGAGGTGGAAGCAGTGGCCTAGGCCTTGATCGGCTCCTGCTCGACGGTTGAATTGTGTGATGGACCTTCGCAGCATCAGATATGGGCCCCAATTGCCACCTCCGGAATCTGCAAAGTGAAGTGAAAGAAAATGAAGGTTCTTGGGACCGACGAGCCTTCCGCTTTAGCCTCTAGGGTTAAGCGTAGTGGGTCCAAACCCCTACCAACTCCTACCTCAAAAAGGCCCCAATGCGGCAAGCAGTTGAGAGCCACAGGGAAAGCCCAGGTCTAGAGGCCCTAGCCTCCAAAGAAGGAGCTACAgggagatgaagaaattcctTATGCCTAGTAGCTTCCAAAGCCTCATGTTTGGATCCAATGACGAGGAGTTTGTCTTAGAGACACAACCCGATCATTCGAGCGGAAATGAGACCTCAAGTGTCCTGGCTGCTAAAGTTTTCCTTTTATATGTTCTGTTAGCTTCAAACTTGCTAACTTGTTTCGTAATTGTTGACTGAGGGTATCTCTCCTCGGGTGCCACCACAGACCGTCCTTAGTAATGGCAAAGGATTGTTCACCTACCCTGGCCCTTCAGCCCCTCTGCAGGGAGGTCATACCCTTGTTTTTGGGGAACTAGACCTCTATGACCTTCTTGGGTGCCTCGAGGCTCGAGTGGCCCTCTCCGCCCTTACGGGACACATTCCCTCTGCCAGTGTTGAGGCTTCAGCCACCTAGGCAGCACCGATACAGATATGTGTATCGGTATCGGACCGATATAGATACGCCATTTTCCTAGGAAACCCAATATGCGGATatgttttactattttttaaaatagtaaTATGTTACTCCTATGTTCTACTCCAAGTCTCTAACTTGTATCTAACTAGGCGTGGCCACTAGCTAATACCTAATAGATCGACGCACGGTGGCGGCATGTGTTTCACCATCATCCTCATGCCATTGGGGTTTGGCAACTCA includes:
- the LOC133928059 gene encoding pEARLI1-like lipid transfer protein 2, which translates into the protein MPYLFPSIQPYLFPCASFPPPGSSLLPTPLPTGLLPASSPPSDTSLLPTVLLLAVNLVLAAVASVTYFSLPPAPEPLTPKPPSNHGPCCSLLDSLVDLEAVVCLYTTIKANILSINLNCA